A single window of Rhizobium indicum DNA harbors:
- the ftsE gene encoding cell division ATP-binding protein FtsE, whose product MIHFENVGLRYGMGPEILRDLTFDIPKKSFQFLTGPSGAGKTSLLRMLFMSLQPTRGLIRMFGRDISEIPRPELPLLRRRVGIVFQDFRLLDHLTTYENVALPLRVRGKDESSYKTDVLELLKWVGLGERINVLPPVLSGGEKQRAAIARALMDRPEVLLADEPTGNVDPPMAKRLLNLFLELNRLGTAVVIATHDLALMEQVEARRMILSEGHLDIYD is encoded by the coding sequence TTGATCCACTTCGAGAATGTCGGTTTGCGTTATGGCATGGGCCCGGAAATCCTCCGGGACCTGACCTTTGACATTCCGAAGAAATCCTTTCAGTTCCTGACTGGTCCATCGGGCGCCGGCAAGACGTCGTTGCTGCGGATGCTTTTCATGTCGCTGCAGCCGACGCGCGGCTTGATCCGCATGTTCGGGCGCGACATTTCCGAAATCCCCCGCCCCGAACTGCCGCTTCTGCGCCGCCGCGTCGGCATCGTCTTCCAGGATTTCCGCCTCCTCGACCATCTCACCACCTATGAGAATGTCGCTTTGCCCTTACGGGTGCGCGGCAAGGATGAGAGCTCCTACAAGACCGACGTCCTGGAACTTTTGAAATGGGTCGGCCTCGGCGAACGCATCAACGTGCTGCCGCCCGTACTCTCCGGCGGCGAGAAGCAGCGCGCCGCAATCGCCCGGGCGTTGATGGATCGGCCGGAAGTGCTGCTGGCCGACGAACCCACAGGCAATGTCGACCCGCCGATGGCAAAGCGCCTACTCAACCTTTTCCTCGAGCTGAACCGCCTCGGCACGGCAGTCGTGATCGCCACGCATGACCTGGCGCTGATGGAGCAGGTGGAAGCCCGCCGCATGATCCTCTCAGAGGGGCATCTCGATATTTATGACTGA
- the argH gene encoding argininosuccinate lyase — protein MADDTTDTKSSNQMWGGRFASGPDAIMEEINASIGFDKKLFAQDIRGSIAHATMLAHQGIISAEDKDKIVHGLNTILSEIESGNFEFSRQLEDIHMNVEARLATLIGPAAGRLHTARSRNDQVALDFRLWVKEELQKTEQMLTGLIAAFLDRAEEHAESVMPGFTHLQAAQPVTFGHHCMAYVEMFGRDRSRVRHAIEHLDESPIGAAALAGTGYPIDRHMTAKALGFREPTRNSIDTVSDRDFAIEFLSIAAIAGMHLSRLAEEIVIWSTPQFGFVRLSDAFSTGSSIMPQKKNPDAAELVRAKTGRINGSLVALLTIMKGLPLAYSKDMQEDKEQVFDAAESLELAIAAMTGMVRDMTVNTARMKAAAGSGYSTATDLADWLVREAGLPFRDAHHVTGRAVALAESKGCDLAELPLSDLQAIHAAITDKVYDVLTVEASVASRKSFGGTAPSEVRRQIAFWRARN, from the coding sequence ATGGCCGACGACACCACGGACACCAAATCCTCCAACCAGATGTGGGGCGGTCGCTTCGCCTCCGGCCCGGACGCGATCATGGAGGAGATAAATGCCTCGATCGGTTTCGACAAGAAGCTATTCGCGCAGGATATTCGCGGTTCGATTGCCCATGCGACGATGCTCGCCCATCAGGGGATCATTTCCGCCGAAGATAAGGACAAGATCGTTCACGGGCTAAACACGATCCTGTCAGAGATCGAAAGCGGCAATTTCGAATTCTCGCGTCAGCTCGAAGATATCCATATGAATGTCGAAGCACGCCTGGCGACATTGATCGGACCGGCGGCCGGCCGGTTGCACACCGCCCGGTCGCGCAATGATCAGGTGGCGCTCGACTTCCGTCTCTGGGTGAAGGAAGAGCTGCAGAAGACCGAGCAGATGCTGACCGGCCTGATCGCGGCTTTCCTCGACCGCGCCGAAGAACATGCCGAAAGCGTCATGCCGGGCTTCACCCATCTGCAGGCAGCCCAGCCCGTTACCTTCGGCCATCACTGCATGGCCTATGTCGAAATGTTCGGCCGCGATCGCTCGCGTGTGCGCCACGCCATCGAGCATCTGGATGAAAGCCCGATCGGTGCCGCCGCACTTGCCGGCACCGGCTATCCGATCGACCGCCACATGACGGCCAAGGCGCTCGGTTTCCGCGAGCCGACCCGCAACTCCATCGATACGGTCTCCGACCGCGATTTCGCCATCGAATTCCTGTCGATCGCGGCGATTGCGGGCATGCATCTGTCGCGTCTGGCGGAAGAGATCGTCATCTGGTCGACCCCGCAATTCGGTTTCGTGCGTCTCTCCGACGCCTTCTCGACCGGCTCGTCGATCATGCCGCAGAAGAAGAACCCGGATGCGGCCGAACTGGTGCGCGCCAAGACCGGCCGCATCAACGGCTCGCTGGTGGCGCTGTTGACGATCATGAAGGGCCTGCCGCTCGCCTATTCCAAGGACATGCAGGAAGACAAGGAACAGGTCTTCGACGCCGCCGAGAGTCTGGAACTGGCAATTGCCGCCATGACCGGCATGGTGCGCGATATGACCGTCAATACCGCGCGCATGAAGGCGGCGGCCGGCTCCGGCTATTCGACGGCGACCGATCTTGCCGACTGGCTGGTACGTGAAGCGGGCCTTCCCTTCCGCGACGCCCATCACGTCACTGGCCGCGCCGTCGCACTCGCCGAAAGCAAAGGCTGCGACCTTGCCGAGCTGCCGCTCTCCGATCTGCAGGCGATCCATGCCGCGATCACCGACAAGGTCTACGACGTGCTGACCGTCGAGGCCTCGGTCGCCAGTCGCAAGAGCTTCGGCGGCACCGCGCCGTCCGAAGTGCGCAGGCAGATCGCCTTCTGGCGCGCCCGCAACTAA
- a CDS encoding electron transfer flavoprotein subunit alpha/FixB family protein, whose translation MTILLLADHDNASLSDQTAKTLTAATKIGGDVHVLVAGKAAKAAAEQAAKLAGVSKVLLAESDELANNLAEPLADLIVSLSGSYDTILSAATSVGKNVLPRVAALLDVAQVSEIIEVISSDTFKRPIYAGNAIQTVQATDAKKVITVRTASFASAPEGGSATVEAISAVSDPGLSTFVKDAVSASDRPELTSAKIIISGGRALGSAEKFREVILPLADKLGAAVGASRAAVDAGYAPNDWQVGQTGKVVAPQLYIACGISGAIQHLAGMKDSKVIVAINKDEEAPIFQVADYGLVADLFDALPELQKAL comes from the coding sequence ATGACTATTCTTCTTCTGGCTGACCACGACAATGCAAGCCTGTCTGATCAGACCGCCAAGACGCTGACGGCTGCCACCAAGATCGGCGGCGACGTGCATGTGCTCGTCGCCGGCAAGGCTGCCAAGGCTGCTGCCGAACAGGCGGCCAAGCTTGCCGGCGTCTCCAAGGTGCTGCTGGCCGAAAGCGACGAGCTGGCCAACAATCTGGCCGAGCCGCTGGCCGACCTGATCGTCTCGCTCTCCGGCAGCTACGACACGATCCTGTCTGCCGCCACCTCGGTCGGCAAGAATGTGCTGCCGCGCGTCGCCGCTCTTCTCGACGTCGCCCAGGTCTCCGAGATCATCGAGGTGATCTCGTCCGATACCTTCAAGCGGCCGATCTATGCCGGCAATGCCATCCAGACGGTACAGGCGACCGATGCCAAGAAGGTCATCACCGTGCGCACCGCTTCCTTTGCCTCTGCACCGGAAGGTGGTTCGGCGACCGTCGAGGCAATCTCGGCGGTTTCCGATCCGGGGCTTTCGACCTTCGTCAAGGACGCGGTGTCGGCCTCCGACCGTCCGGAGCTGACATCGGCGAAGATCATCATCTCCGGCGGCCGGGCACTCGGCTCGGCCGAGAAGTTCAGGGAAGTCATCCTGCCGCTTGCCGATAAGCTCGGTGCTGCCGTCGGCGCATCCAGAGCCGCCGTCGATGCCGGTTATGCGCCGAACGACTGGCAGGTCGGCCAGACCGGCAAGGTGGTGGCGCCGCAGCTCTACATTGCCTGCGGCATTTCAGGCGCCATCCAGCATCTGGCCGGCATGAAGGATTCGAAGGTCATCGTCGCCATCAACAAGGACGAGGAGGCGCCGATCTTCCAGGTCGCCGACTACGGACTGGTCGCCGATCTCTTCGACGCCCTGCCGGAATTGCAAAAGGCGCTCTGA
- the lysA gene encoding diaminopimelate decarboxylase translates to MNHFEYRDGVLHAENVPVPEIAKAVGTPFYVYSTATLERHYRVFSEAFADMDSMVCYAMKANSNQAVLKTLGRLGAGIDVVSEGELRRALAADIPANRIMFSGVGKTPSEMDFALEAGIYCFNVESEPELEILNQRAVSAGKKAPVSFRINPDVDAKTHSKISTGKKENKFGISWERARAIYAHAAKLPGIEVTGIDMHIGSQITELQPFDDAFKLLHDLVATLRADGHTIHHVDIGGGLGIPYKDDNNPPPLPDAYAAIVKNQLRGLNCKIITEPGRLIVGNAGILVTEVLYVKDGGEKTFVIVDGAMNDLIRPTLYEAYHEIRPVTISAANAPRIRADVVGPVCETGDYLALDREMAMPKPGDLVAVSSAGAYGAVQAGTYNSRLLVPEVLVRGSDFHTIRPRRTYAELISLDSVPAWLD, encoded by the coding sequence GTGAACCATTTCGAGTACCGCGACGGCGTCCTTCATGCGGAGAACGTCCCCGTTCCCGAGATCGCCAAGGCGGTCGGCACCCCTTTCTACGTCTACTCCACCGCGACGCTGGAGCGCCATTACCGCGTCTTTTCGGAAGCCTTCGCCGACATGGACTCCATGGTCTGCTATGCGATGAAGGCGAATTCGAACCAGGCGGTGCTGAAGACGCTGGGCCGCCTCGGCGCCGGCATCGACGTCGTCTCGGAGGGAGAGCTGCGCCGCGCGCTTGCCGCCGACATCCCGGCAAATCGCATCATGTTCTCAGGTGTCGGCAAGACCCCATCCGAGATGGATTTCGCTCTCGAAGCCGGCATTTACTGTTTCAACGTCGAATCCGAGCCTGAACTCGAGATCCTCAATCAGCGCGCCGTCAGCGCGGGCAAGAAAGCGCCGGTCTCCTTCCGCATCAACCCTGATGTCGATGCAAAGACGCATTCCAAGATCTCGACCGGCAAGAAGGAAAACAAGTTCGGCATCTCCTGGGAGCGCGCCCGCGCCATCTATGCCCATGCCGCCAAGCTGCCGGGCATCGAGGTCACCGGCATCGACATGCATATCGGCAGCCAGATCACCGAATTGCAGCCCTTCGACGACGCCTTCAAGCTGCTGCACGACCTTGTCGCGACGCTGCGCGCCGACGGCCACACCATCCATCACGTCGATATCGGCGGCGGCCTCGGCATCCCCTACAAGGACGACAACAATCCGCCGCCGCTGCCGGACGCCTATGCGGCAATCGTCAAGAACCAGCTGCGCGGTCTAAACTGCAAGATCATCACCGAACCCGGACGCCTGATCGTCGGCAATGCCGGCATCCTCGTGACCGAAGTATTGTATGTGAAGGATGGCGGCGAAAAAACCTTCGTCATCGTCGACGGCGCGATGAACGATCTCATCCGCCCGACGCTCTACGAGGCCTATCACGAGATCCGGCCGGTAACGATTTCGGCGGCCAACGCCCCCCGCATCCGCGCCGATGTTGTCGGCCCCGTCTGCGAGACTGGCGACTATCTGGCGCTCGACCGCGAGATGGCGATGCCGAAGCCCGGCGACCTGGTGGCCGTCAGCAGCGCCGGCGCCTATGGCGCGGTCCAGGCCGGCACCTATAACAGCCGCCTGCTGGTGCCCGAAGTTCTGGTCAGGGGCAGCGATTTCCACACGATTCGACCGCGCAGAACCTATGCCGAACTGATCAGCCTCGACTCCGTTCCGGCCTGGCTCGACTAG
- a CDS encoding cell division protein FtsX, giving the protein MTEPPSRNPEKASAKTQQKRPELRVRPTAPILPPSNIQGSALMVVISIMAFLACLTLGGVSMVRSTAASWESQISREITIQIKPDDNLDMEKALTQARDLALTFVGTKSGQIVDEAATARLLEPWLGPGLDLKDLPVPRLVIITIDESNPPDFDSMRALLKESIPQATLDDHRTWVDRLVSMAHTTVMIGTGILLLVFTAMVLTVVFATRGALSGNRHVVEVLHFVGAESSFVATEFQKHFLKISLKGSAIGSALAALFFATAGFWQSRTLATPETDQATALFGTFSVGVLGYAGIFATMIVIALLTTFTARLTVMRTIYEIDTLRSDPTRTDGIGS; this is encoded by the coding sequence ATGACTGAGCCCCCGTCCAGAAACCCCGAGAAGGCGTCTGCCAAGACCCAGCAGAAGCGGCCAGAATTGCGCGTGCGTCCGACCGCGCCGATCCTGCCGCCTTCCAACATCCAGGGCAGCGCCTTGATGGTGGTGATATCAATCATGGCCTTTCTCGCCTGCCTGACGCTCGGCGGCGTCAGCATGGTGCGCTCGACGGCGGCCAGCTGGGAGAGCCAGATCTCGCGCGAGATTACCATCCAGATCAAGCCGGACGACAATCTCGACATGGAAAAGGCGCTGACCCAGGCGCGCGATCTCGCGCTGACCTTCGTCGGCACCAAGAGTGGCCAGATCGTCGATGAGGCGGCGACCGCTCGCCTGCTCGAACCCTGGCTCGGCCCTGGTCTCGATCTCAAGGATCTGCCCGTTCCCCGCCTCGTCATCATCACCATCGACGAGAGCAATCCACCGGATTTCGATTCGATGCGGGCGCTGCTGAAGGAAAGCATTCCGCAGGCCACCCTTGACGATCACCGCACCTGGGTCGACCGGTTGGTGTCCATGGCGCACACGACTGTGATGATCGGCACCGGCATCCTGCTCCTGGTTTTCACGGCGATGGTGCTCACTGTCGTCTTCGCCACGCGCGGCGCGTTGTCGGGCAATCGTCACGTCGTCGAGGTGCTGCATTTCGTCGGCGCCGAAAGCTCCTTCGTCGCCACCGAATTCCAGAAGCATTTCCTGAAGATCAGCCTCAAGGGCTCGGCGATCGGCAGCGCGCTTGCCGCCCTCTTCTTCGCCACCGCCGGTTTCTGGCAAAGCCGCACCCTCGCCACCCCCGAAACGGACCAGGCGACCGCGCTCTTTGGCACCTTCTCCGTCGGCGTGCTCGGTTATGCCGGCATCTTCGCAACGATGATCGTCATCGCGCTGCTCACCACCTTCACC
- the lptM gene encoding LPS translocon maturation chaperone LptM, with protein sequence MPQKRIFMKSLPHLVRLTAVLAVIGLAVAGCGRKGDLDPPSAAATKEGDVSKPTKRPGTVDKPFLLDPLL encoded by the coding sequence ATGCCGCAGAAGAGGATATTCATGAAGAGCTTGCCGCACCTCGTCCGCCTGACGGCGGTTCTCGCCGTCATCGGCCTTGCCGTTGCCGGATGCGGGCGCAAGGGCGACCTCGATCCGCCGAGCGCTGCGGCAACCAAGGAAGGCGACGTTTCCAAGCCGACGAAACGGCCGGGAACCGTCGACAAGCCCTTCCTTCTCGATCCCCTTCTTTAA
- a CDS encoding 3-hydroxybutyryl-CoA dehydrogenase, with protein MNAVLKNIGIIGAGQMGCGIAHVSAAAGYRVHIYDLSQDRIESGLATINGNLARLVTNGKMTEEERKSTLSLITGSSDVNDLAPSDLVIEAATEDETVKRKIYTQVCPVLKPEALLATNTSSLSITRLAAATDRPERFMGIHFMNPVPVMKLVELVRGIATDEKTFSAAKQFVGTLEKTITVAEDFPAFIVNRILLPMINEAIYTLYEGVGTVDAIDTAMKLGANHPMGPLQLADFIGLDTCLSIMQVLHDGLADSKYRPCPLLVKYVEAGWLGRKSGRGFYDYRGEVPVPTR; from the coding sequence ATGAATGCGGTGTTGAAGAATATTGGTATTATCGGTGCCGGCCAGATGGGCTGCGGCATCGCGCATGTTTCGGCCGCCGCAGGTTACAGGGTTCACATTTACGATCTCTCGCAGGACCGCATCGAATCCGGTCTTGCCACCATCAACGGCAACCTGGCCCGCCTGGTGACGAACGGCAAGATGACCGAAGAGGAGCGCAAGTCGACCTTGTCGCTCATCACAGGCTCGTCCGATGTCAATGATCTCGCCCCCTCCGACCTCGTCATCGAGGCCGCCACCGAGGATGAAACGGTCAAGCGCAAGATCTATACCCAGGTCTGTCCGGTCCTGAAGCCGGAAGCACTGCTTGCCACCAACACCTCTTCCCTGTCCATCACCCGGCTTGCTGCCGCCACCGACCGCCCCGAGCGCTTCATGGGCATACATTTCATGAACCCGGTGCCGGTGATGAAGCTGGTTGAACTGGTGCGCGGCATCGCCACCGACGAGAAGACCTTTTCCGCCGCCAAGCAATTCGTCGGCACGCTGGAAAAGACCATCACCGTCGCCGAGGATTTCCCGGCCTTCATCGTCAACCGCATCCTGCTGCCGATGATCAACGAAGCGATCTACACGCTCTATGAGGGCGTCGGCACGGTCGACGCCATCGATACGGCGATGAAGCTCGGCGCCAACCATCCGATGGGACCGCTGCAGCTTGCCGATTTCATCGGCCTCGACACCTGCCTCTCGATCATGCAGGTGCTGCATGACGGCCTGGCGGACTCGAAATATCGTCCCTGCCCGCTGCTGGTGAAATATGTCGAAGCCGGCTGGCTCGGACGCAAGTCCGGCCGCGGCTTCTATGACTATCGCGGTGAAGTGCCGGTCCCGACGCGGTAA
- the tlpA gene encoding thiol:disulfide interchange protein TlpA → MTTRKPLGLPSLKWIAMAAVAGVVAGAAAVYVKETGIGNGGGETASAECKLARDRVASVTPLMKGQVAAMVAAYEPRKLTAVSFNGPDGKPLTLDHFAGKTVLLNLWATWCVPCREEMPALNALEKEMGSDRFQVVPVNIDSGDDEKPKTFLAEIGVDALQLYRDNTISVFNNLKKEGLAMGLPVTLLIDDKGCLISAMNGPAAWDSEDAKALIKGAIGS, encoded by the coding sequence ATGACGACAAGAAAACCCCTCGGGCTGCCATCCCTGAAATGGATCGCGATGGCCGCCGTTGCGGGTGTCGTTGCCGGTGCGGCAGCGGTATACGTGAAGGAGACGGGGATTGGCAATGGCGGCGGCGAAACGGCGTCGGCCGAATGCAAGCTTGCGAGGGATCGCGTCGCCAGCGTCACGCCGCTGATGAAGGGACAGGTGGCCGCGATGGTCGCCGCCTACGAGCCGCGCAAGCTGACCGCGGTCTCCTTCAACGGGCCGGATGGCAAGCCGCTGACGCTCGATCATTTCGCCGGCAAGACCGTGCTTCTCAATCTCTGGGCGACATGGTGCGTTCCGTGCCGCGAGGAGATGCCGGCGCTGAACGCGCTTGAGAAGGAGATGGGCAGCGACAGGTTCCAGGTGGTGCCGGTCAATATCGATAGCGGCGACGACGAGAAGCCGAAGACCTTCCTTGCGGAGATCGGCGTCGATGCGCTGCAGCTCTATCGCGACAATACGATTTCGGTGTTCAACAATCTGAAGAAAGAGGGCCTCGCCATGGGGCTGCCGGTGACGCTGTTGATCGATGACAAGGGATGCCTGATTTCAGCAATGAACGGGCCGGCTGCCTGGGACAGCGAGGATGCCAAGGCGCTGATCAAGGGCGCGATCGGGTCGTAG
- a CDS encoding response regulator encodes MARILITEDEDSLRSFVARALRLDGHETDEAADGAEGLEKLKDGVYDLLLSDIRMPVMDGIELAHQAKDAFPGLKILLMTGYAEQRERADDLAEKIIDVVAKPFALPDIRKAVARALVA; translated from the coding sequence ATGGCAAGAATTCTGATTACGGAAGACGAGGACTCCCTGCGGTCCTTCGTGGCCCGGGCCCTGCGGCTTGATGGCCACGAGACCGATGAGGCGGCCGATGGGGCCGAGGGCTTGGAGAAGCTCAAGGACGGGGTCTACGATCTGCTGCTTTCAGATATCCGCATGCCCGTGATGGACGGCATTGAACTCGCCCATCAGGCAAAAGACGCTTTTCCGGGTCTGAAGATCCTGCTGATGACCGGTTATGCCGAACAGCGCGAACGAGCCGACGATCTTGCCGAAAAGATCATCGATGTCGTTGCCAAACCATTCGCGCTTCCCGATATCCGCAAGGCTGTTGCCCGGGCGCTCGTCGCCTAG
- a CDS encoding TIGR02302 family protein has translation MTSPSRQKKGAFAYRPSLARLVTTKRLLARIVLFFEQLLPPLMPVLSVIAFYLSASWFGVFRSVPDWLRILLLIAFAGAFLVSLLPFRTLRWPRVAEADRMLEERNGLPHQPVTVQEDEPAFDTPFGRALWREHQTRMAEKIAALDAGLPRPDIAAHDRFALRAVPALLLVTAFGYSLSINGGSIRDALQAAPEQVVSDPAVRIDAWVTPPSYTGRAPIYLTADGSEQAPIGIPQFSGLTVRVSGGKTAEKVVFRKANGEAQDIAVQADTKPQQTAASASEQPTAAPASQALIAQTHMMKLQENGALEVNGRRWSFDVLPDKAPEIAFDGLPKPSVNGALEIGFTVKDDYGVQEAHAEIVPVETDPTATPLYPLPEYRLDVPRRNARDAKGVTSRNLTEHPLAGKRVRITLVAKDAAGQTGRSPPHEMVLPSRPFNEPLAAAVAEERQVFALDTRKMPQAIALNEALTIRPEETIPKLTNYLLLESALARMKLAKGEDALKDTAQYLWEIALGMEDGDLSLAERKLREAQQKLADALDRNAPDAEIKKLMDELRKAMQDYMTELAERMQNAPMQPNQNAQNILRQQDLERMMDQIENLARSGNRDAAQQMLSELQRMMNNLQAGRPQRGQQGQENSEARKQIDKLGEILRDQQKLMEQTFRLDQQLRDRMQRGEPDMGENDPLLDEMNPGENGEPQDQQQGQQGKEGQQPSDQMTAEQLREALKQLRAQQDALGKQLGELQKSLGEMGMKPGPGFRQAQREMEGAGRELGQGRGQPAVEGQGRALEALRQGARDMMNQMMQAQQGQQGQGPNGQVGQGDQNGRDPLGRPRRTQGPEFGDNVKVPDEIDVQRAREILDAIREKLGNNPPQEMERRYLERLLDIQ, from the coding sequence ATGACAAGCCCCTCGCGGCAGAAGAAAGGCGCATTTGCCTATCGTCCCTCGCTTGCCCGGCTGGTGACGACGAAACGACTGCTGGCGCGAATCGTGCTCTTTTTCGAGCAACTGCTGCCGCCTTTGATGCCGGTACTGTCCGTCATCGCCTTTTATCTCTCTGCCTCCTGGTTCGGCGTCTTCCGCAGCGTGCCGGACTGGCTGCGCATCTTGCTGCTGATTGCCTTTGCTGGCGCTTTTCTCGTCTCGCTCCTCCCCTTCCGCACCCTGCGCTGGCCGAGGGTTGCAGAAGCCGACCGCATGCTGGAAGAGCGCAACGGCCTGCCGCACCAGCCGGTCACCGTTCAGGAAGACGAGCCGGCCTTCGATACGCCCTTCGGCCGGGCGCTCTGGCGTGAGCACCAGACGCGCATGGCCGAAAAGATCGCAGCGCTCGATGCCGGACTGCCGCGGCCTGATATCGCCGCGCATGACCGTTTCGCGCTGCGCGCCGTCCCGGCGCTGCTGCTCGTCACGGCCTTCGGTTATTCGCTGTCGATCAACGGCGGCTCGATCCGCGACGCGTTGCAGGCAGCACCCGAGCAGGTGGTCAGCGATCCGGCAGTGCGCATTGACGCCTGGGTGACGCCGCCTTCCTATACCGGCCGCGCCCCGATCTATCTGACGGCTGACGGCAGCGAGCAGGCGCCGATCGGCATTCCGCAGTTTTCAGGCCTCACTGTCCGCGTCAGCGGCGGAAAGACGGCGGAAAAAGTCGTGTTCCGCAAGGCGAACGGCGAGGCACAGGATATCGCCGTGCAGGCCGATACCAAGCCGCAGCAGACCGCGGCATCAGCCAGCGAGCAGCCGACGGCGGCACCAGCCAGCCAGGCTCTCATCGCGCAGACGCATATGATGAAGCTTCAGGAGAACGGTGCACTCGAGGTCAATGGCCGGCGCTGGAGCTTCGACGTGCTCCCCGACAAGGCCCCGGAGATTGCCTTTGACGGCCTGCCGAAGCCCAGCGTCAACGGCGCGCTCGAAATCGGTTTCACCGTCAAGGACGATTACGGCGTCCAGGAAGCGCATGCGGAGATCGTTCCCGTCGAAACAGACCCGACCGCAACGCCGCTCTATCCGCTGCCGGAGTACCGGCTGGATGTCCCCCGCCGCAACGCCCGCGACGCCAAGGGTGTGACCAGCCGGAACCTGACCGAACATCCGCTTGCCGGCAAGCGCGTGCGCATCACCCTCGTCGCCAAGGATGCCGCCGGCCAGACCGGCCGCAGCCCACCGCATGAGATGGTGCTGCCGTCGCGGCCCTTCAACGAGCCGCTTGCCGCGGCCGTCGCCGAGGAGCGGCAGGTTTTCGCGCTCGATACCCGCAAGATGCCGCAGGCGATCGCCCTGAACGAGGCGCTGACCATCCGCCCCGAGGAGACGATCCCCAAGCTCACCAACTATCTGCTGCTCGAATCCGCCTTGGCTCGCATGAAGCTCGCAAAGGGTGAGGATGCGCTGAAGGATACGGCCCAATATCTCTGGGAGATCGCCCTCGGCATGGAGGACGGCGATCTCTCGCTTGCCGAGCGCAAGCTGCGCGAAGCCCAGCAGAAGCTTGCCGACGCGCTGGACCGCAACGCTCCCGACGCGGAGATCAAGAAGCTGATGGACGAGCTGCGCAAGGCGATGCAGGACTATATGACCGAGCTTGCAGAGCGCATGCAGAACGCGCCGATGCAACCGAACCAGAATGCGCAGAATATCCTGCGCCAGCAGGATCTGGAACGGATGATGGACCAGATCGAGAATCTCGCCCGCTCCGGCAATCGTGACGCGGCCCAGCAGATGCTGTCGGAATTGCAGCGGATGATGAACAACCTGCAGGCGGGCCGCCCGCAGCGCGGTCAGCAGGGCCAGGAAAACAGCGAAGCCCGCAAACAGATCGACAAGCTCGGCGAGATCCTGCGCGACCAGCAGAAGCTGATGGAACAGACCTTCCGGCTCGACCAGCAGCTCAGGGACCGCATGCAGCGCGGCGAGCCTGACATGGGCGAAAACGATCCGCTGCTCGACGAGATGAATCCCGGAGAGAACGGCGAGCCACAGGACCAGCAGCAGGGCCAGCAAGGCAAGGAAGGCCAGCAGCCCTCCGACCAGATGACGGCCGAGCAGCTGCGGGAGGCGCTGAAACAGCTGCGCGCCCAGCAGGATGCGCTGGGCAAGCAGCTCGGCGAATTGCAGAAGAGCCTCGGCGAGATGGGCATGAAGCCCGGCCCGGGCTTCCGCCAGGCGCAGCGTGAGATGGAAGGCGCCGGCCGTGAACTCGGCCAGGGCCGCGGCCAGCCGGCCGTCGAGGGCCAGGGCCGCGCGCTCGAAGCACTTCGCCAGGGCGCCCGCGACATGATGAACCAGATGATGCAGGCGCAGCAGGGCCAGCAAGGTCAAGGTCCGAACGGCCAGGTTGGCCAGGGCGACCAGAACGGCCGCGACCCGCTCGGCCGGCCACGCCGGACCCAGGGACCTGAATTTGGCGACAACGTGAAGGTGCCTGACGAAATCGACGTTCAGCGGGCGCGAGAAATCCTTGACGCGATCCGCGAAAAGCTTGGCAACAATCCGCCGCAGGAAATGGAACGGCGCTATCTCGAGCGGCTGCTGGACATCCAGTAG
- the hpt gene encoding hypoxanthine phosphoribosyltransferase has translation MPVVRGKNIEPLFTAEQIAERNHSMAREIASGPTKDLLVIAVLKGSFIFAADLIRALHDSGLAPEVEFITLSSYGIGTVSQGVRIVKDIDSDVHGRDVLLIDDILESGRTLLFAKELLFERGARNVTIAVLLDKRVKRKEKLEADYVGFECPDYFVVGYGMDVAYAFRELPFVGVVTGDA, from the coding sequence ATGCCTGTCGTGCGCGGAAAAAACATCGAGCCGCTCTTCACCGCCGAGCAGATCGCCGAGCGCAATCATTCGATGGCGCGGGAGATCGCCAGCGGCCCGACCAAGGACCTGCTGGTCATCGCCGTGCTCAAGGGCTCCTTCATCTTCGCCGCCGACCTGATCCGTGCCCTGCATGATAGCGGGCTTGCCCCGGAGGTCGAGTTCATCACCCTGTCGAGTTACGGCATCGGCACGGTTTCTCAGGGCGTGCGCATCGTCAAGGATATCGACAGCGACGTGCATGGCCGCGACGTCCTGCTGATCGACGATATCCTCGAATCCGGCCGGACGCTGCTCTTTGCCAAGGAGCTGCTGTTCGAACGTGGCGCGCGCAACGTCACGATCGCCGTGCTGCTCGACAAGCGCGTCAAGCGCAAGGAAAAGCTGGAGGCCGACTATGTCGGCTTCGAATGCCCCGACTATTTTGTCGTCGGCTACGGCATGGATGTCGCCTATGCCTTTCGCGAACTGCCCTTCGTCGGCGTGGTTACCGGGGACGCCTGA